A segment of the Acidobacteriota bacterium genome:
CAACCCGCCAGGGCACGATCTAGACTCAGGAATCCAAGTTCCAGGAGTCTGAAGTGCTCACCGGCGGGCGGCTCGGCAACCAGCCTGGCACACCAGGCCGGTCAACACCCATTAGGAGTCCATCGCTCCGAAGTAATTGTCGCACTGTCCCTACAAGGAGGTACACACAGTGCGTATCAACCAGAACATTGCGGCGTACAACGCGTTCCGCAACCTGTCGATAGCCAACCTTGCGTTGGGAAAGTCTCTGGAAAAGCTCTCCTCGGGGTTCCACATCAACCGTGCGGCAGATGATTCTGGTGGTCTTGCGAAATCCGAAGGTCTGCGTTCGGAGATCCGAGGAAACCGTCAGGCAATTCGGTAATGCTCAAGACGGCGTGAGCTTCGTGCAAACCGCTGAAGGTGCGTTGAACGAAGTTACCGTAATGCTCCAGCGTATACGTGAGCTTGCTGTCGATGCTCCCAGTACGGGAACACCCGTGAATAATCGGGGTTAGGTGCTTCTGAGCAGGAGGGGAGTCCCGGCCGAGTACATCTAGTAATACAAGTCGGCCCCGGGTCGCTTGCCTTCAGGATGTGGGGTACGATTTCGTTCGGGTTTCCTTATGTGTGCGCAGTGGAGGCCGACGTTACCACATGGGTTGGGTACAGCCCGGAGACCGCATCGGAGGGCAACTATGTCAACATTGGACGAGCGGATCGCTGACCTCGAAGGTCAGATCGACGAACTTCGAATCGAAAACGGCACCCTGCGTCTCCAGCTCGATGTCCTATCTTCAACGGACATCGTCACCGGTCTCCCGAACACGAACGGCATCCTCCAAACACTGGATTCGGTGATCGCTCGACACGAAAGGTCCGGAGAAGCCTTTGGTGTGATGTTGGTGAGAGTTGGCGCCATTGCGGAGGTTGGTGAACGTCACGGCCGTGCGGGCGTGAACGATGCGTTGCGCCACGCAGGTGCACTGATCGCTGCCGGGCTCCGTCGCCTAGATACCGTCGGTCGTTTCGACGACAGCGCATTTCTGGCAGTGCTCCCAATGCTTGACGCGGAAGGTTGTGACACGGTTGTCACTCGTCTTTGCAAGTTGCTAACTTCAGTTCCTATGACGTTCGAGCGCGATCGGCTCACCATCGAGCCGCAAGTAACGATTGCGTTGTCTTCGCCGGGTGTGCACATCGACTCGCAGGTGATCCTGGCCGGGTTGCTTGGCATGTCGGAGACGACAACCGAGGTTGCGCCTCAGATCTACGCACTCACCGAATAGCGCGTCTCCAGTAGTCGAGACAACTACTCGAGATAGTCTTGGAGCTGCCGATAGGAGCAGCGAGCGTTCTCTGAAATAGCGTGGCTTCCAGGCCAACAGTCGAATTATCACAGCTTCCGACGAGATTCTCCAAGACCTGGTGAACATCAAGCGGTAAGCGGGGACTACCCGTTCGCACAACGAGAAGGTAGGGCCATTGGCGGTGGCCCTACCTTCCGTCGCGATGGCCCCGGCGGAGTCGAGGGCCGGTACACAACGGTCGCCTTAACCAGACCGGCGAGTCGCCGGCAGTCAACACAAGCAGCGCGACGGGCTGGGCAGCGTTCCATACGGCAACTGAGCAAGAGATATGATTGTTGCACATCGTCTAAAAGGGGAACAGTTCTTTCTGAACGCCGACCTTGTCGAATCGGTTGAAGCTACGCCAAACACCATCGTGACACTGGTGGGTGGTCGCCGGCTGGTGGTCAGTGATTCCCCGAAAGACATTGTGCACCGGGTTGTCGAGTTCAGGGCGGCGATTCTCGTGAGTGCTTCGCAGCTTCGTGACGAACACCGAGGCTCCATTGTGGCGCTCCGTGACGACAACGGCGCGTCTCGATAGCGGCCGACCTGTTGCAATTCACCCTACTCTGAACGTCGTTTCTTGGTATGTTTAGGGCAGTTTCGCGCATGCTAGGAGAATGCACATGGAACGAACTGTCCTACACCTATTGGGAGACAAAGGCCGCGACGTCTGGTCTGTCACATCTGACACCACCATTTATGACGCCCTCGGGTTCATGGCAGATCGAGGAATTGGTGCCGTTGTCGTTATCGACGATGGCGAGCTGTCCGGGATCTTCTCTGAACGTGACTACGCCCGCAAGGTCGTTCTAAAGGGTCTTGAGTCGAAAAACACTACGGTTCAACAGCTTATGAGCACCGACGTAGTGACCGTGACACCGTCCGATACAGTGATGACCTGTATGACTCTCATGACTGAGCGGAGATTTAGGCACCTGCCGGTGGTCGACGATGGAGCGGTTGTCGGGGTTATCTCCATTGGAGACGTTGTCCGCAACGTGATCGACGAACAGCGTTACTTGATCGACCAGCTACAGCAGTACATTTCGTCTTAGGAGGCGCGCCTCCCGCCGTTACCGGGCCGTGGCTGCGCCGGTGTCACGCGCCCCTGTTTGCGATTGCGTCTGCGTCCAGCGGTTCGATCATGATGCATTCTCCGGGGCATTCCTCGGCCGCCTCGACCACGTCGCTGAGTATGGATTCGGGCACACGAGCCACCCCTCGGGACCCATCGGGAGCTGCTTCGCCGTCAAACACAATGGTCGTCCCGAAATGTGAGGCGTCCTCGCGAACGACCCAGAGGCCGTCATCTCGACCCTCAAATACGTCCGGAGCTATCTCTTGGCAGATCCCATCTCCAGTACATAGATCCTGGTCGATCCACACCATTAATTTGCTATCAGCCACGTTGGCCTCCTTTGCGCGCCACGCCTGTACAGCACAACACTGCATCGGCTATCGATTGTTCACGGACCCTTATCGATCACGAAATCCTGCCGGCAGGTTCCGCATGAAAACCGAGCGTCATGTACTGATCATTGATGACGACCAGGACTTCGTTCACCTGACGTCAGTTTACCTGAAACGTTCTGGCTGCCGGACGTCGGTGGCGACCGACGACATGCAGGGTCAGCGTATTGTCCGCACAGAGCGCCCCGATGTCATCCTCATCAACTATCAAATGCCGGGCGGCAACGGCCTTCTCATCGCCGAACGTTTGACGGCGAGTTCAGCCACCGGCCACATACCGATTCTGATGCTCACAGGTACCCAGATTGAGGATCTCGATACGTGGATCCTGCGTTCGGGCATCGAGCGCGTTCTGCACAGGGTGAGTCTTTTTGAGGAGAACCTCGTACGGGTCCTTGAGCAAGCAGTCAGCGGGGCGTTCCTTCCAGCGAAAAACACCAATGCGCTCTTCCTGGCAGCGGCGGCCCGGCGGTAGGGCAGGATTCGGGAGGCCCTGGGCCATGGATCTACTGTGGGTGCTCGCCGTCATCGTTCTTGCCGTTGTCGTCGGACGCTGCACGAACGCTCAATGCCTTTGGCACAGGCGATTGGGCGGCGGTGCAGCCGCTCGCGGCACGAGCAACGAGACATCTGTCCGGCGCAATTGACAGCGTTTCAACGATGGTTTGCGAACGTGAGGCTGCACTCAAGGAAGCCCTACAACGCGAACGGAGCCACACGCTCGAGGTCGAAGTCTCTGAGATGGCCTACGTGGCGCCCATCAACGTCTGGCTGAGGTCAACGCTGAACTTGAGGGCCTCACATACTCGGCATCGCACGATCTCGCCGTGCGCACGGGTTTGTCCGATTCTTCAGAACGTCATCCAAAACGGTTTCAAGTACAACGACTAGACAAAGCCGCGGATTACGATCTCCGGCTTTCGAGACGGCGATCAGGTGATCATCCAAGTCGCCGACAACGGGATCGGTGTTCCCCTCGAAAAAGGGGAGGATATGTTTGCTTTCTTCACCAGGCTGGAATCG
Coding sequences within it:
- a CDS encoding diguanylate cyclase, translated to MSTLDERIADLEGQIDELRIENGTLRLQLDVLSSTDIVTGLPNTNGILQTLDSVIARHERSGEAFGVMLVRVGAIAEVGERHGRAGVNDALRHAGALIAAGLRRLDTVGRFDDSAFLAVLPMLDAEGCDTVVTRLCKLLTSVPMTFERDRLTIEPQVTIALSSPGVHIDSQVILAGLLGMSETTTEVAPQIYALTE
- a CDS encoding flagellar FlbD family protein, whose translation is MIVAHRLKGEQFFLNADLVESVEATPNTIVTLVGGRRLVVSDSPKDIVHRVVEFRAAILVSASQLRDEHRGSIVALRDDNGASR
- a CDS encoding ferredoxin — protein: MQCCAVQAWRAKEANVADSKLMVWIDQDLCTGDGICQEIAPDVFEGRDDGLWVVREDASHFGTTIVFDGEAAPDGSRGVARVPESILSDVVEAAEECPGECIMIEPLDADAIANRGA
- a CDS encoding CBS domain-containing protein, which encodes MERTVLHLLGDKGRDVWSVTSDTTIYDALGFMADRGIGAVVVIDDGELSGIFSERDYARKVVLKGLESKNTTVQQLMSTDVVTVTPSDTVMTCMTLMTERRFRHLPVVDDGAVVGVISIGDVVRNVIDEQRYLIDQLQQYISS
- a CDS encoding response regulator gives rise to the protein MKTERHVLIIDDDQDFVHLTSVYLKRSGCRTSVATDDMQGQRIVRTERPDVILINYQMPGGNGLLIAERLTASSATGHIPILMLTGTQIEDLDTWILRSGIERVLHRVSLFEENLVRVLEQAVSGAFLPAKNTNALFLAAAARR